A single Brassica rapa cultivar Chiifu-401-42 chromosome A04, CAAS_Brap_v3.01, whole genome shotgun sequence DNA region contains:
- the LOC117133369 gene encoding uncharacterized protein LOC117133369, translating into MRKNKPIFGGLVETHVLLPKSDAILNSILPGWSFHSNYDHSDIGRIWVVWHPSVQVKIISSSRQMTTCLVKLPNVRNEIAISCVYGSNCRIERRTLWQELEACSSLPQLVNVPWLTYGDFNEILDPSEHSKIDQFSFPRGMRDFKECIDECSLFDLPYCGNSFTWSNGHVSKKLDRILTNSAWLQQFPESIGVFGVPGISDHSPCCVFLDQHRPKQKRPFKFFAHLNQHEDFVEILGNCWNSLDFHGTNQLRVSKKLKELKGVIKSFSREHFSHLEQRVEEAFTDLCLAQANSLDNPSPTATNLERDAHHRWHVLAKAEDSFLKQRSRVQWSVDGDSNTAYYHRIIKSRQAQNQIVFLLGRDGTIIDRIEDIKEHAVDYYTLLLGGPTSSAAPSPSVIASFLPLRCSPEAVSLLDAGFSDLDIQTAFFALPKSKAPGPDGYPAEFFIANWSVVGTDMIAAIKEFLTTGCLLQQWNSTIISLIPKKPNANQMTEFRPISCCNTVYKVASKLLANRIKAALPKLISSSQSAFVPGRLLVENVLLATELVSGYKWKDISKRCMLKVDLQKAFDSINWDFILNTLEALGFPSHFRKLISQCISTTRFSVSVNGELCGYFKGTKGLRQGDPLSPYLFVIALEVFSQMLNAKFRVGDIGYHPNTSEIEATHLAFADDIMIFFDGEKSSLENIVDTMELFATWSGLRMNKDKTELFVGGLNQAETTDLTSLGFNLGSMPVRYLGLPLMHRKLQISNYRPLLQKIKGHFTAWSTKKLSYAGRAQLISSVIYGTINFWTSAFVLPKGCIKQIQSLCSCFLWTGNITRKGVAKIAWSTVCLPKKEGGLGLRDFETWNKTLCLKLIWMLYTPNPSLWASWIRKYKIGDESFWSLEAKKAGSWTWRSLLNLRPIASNFLKANLGNGQKISFWWDIWTPLGRLIELFGDSGPRELCIPLYASVADTCDENGWRLRGARSLAAESLQIYLTGIILPSLSQDDDVFHWVIDGDAMPRYSASRTWEELRNRAPLVSWSTSVWFKMATPRHAFLMWIAHNDRMPTRVRLSSWGLGTSTSCCLCDSALETRDHLLLGCEISEQIWKLVLQRLGYTHSAFMTWTSFVEWISLKDSTTPLILKKLVAHATIYNIWAERNKRLHQGISSTPPTIYKLIDRNIRDTILGKKKIKKSFKTLMLSWLRNV; encoded by the coding sequence ATGCGGAAGAATAAACCTATTTTTGGTGGTCTCGTGGAGACTCATGTACTGCTACCTAAGTCGGATGCTATTTTGAACTCTATTCTACCGGGTTGGTCTTTTCACAGTAATTACGATCACTCGGATATCGGAAGAATTTGGGTTGTTTGGCACCCATCTGTTCAAGTCAAAATCATCTCGAGCTCACGTCAAATGACTACTTGTCTTGTGAAGCTCCCAAATGTCAGAAATGAAATTGCAATCTCCTGTGTGTATGGTTCAAATTGCAGGATTGAGAGACGCACGCTTTGGCAAGAATTGGAAGCATGCTCCTCACTTCCGCAGCTGGTAAACGTCCCGTGGCTTACCTATGGTGATTTCAATGAAATATTAGATCCTTCAGAACACTCAAAGATTGACCAATTCTCTTTCCCACGGGGCATGAGGGACTTCAAGGAGTGCATTGACGAATGCTCTCTCTTTGACCTTCCTTACTGTGGGAACTCTTTCACTTGGTCCAATGGACATGTGTCAAAAAAGCTGGATAGAATTCTCACTAATTCAGCTTGGCTCCAGCAATTTCCGGAATCTATTGGAGTCTTCGGAGTTCCGGGTATTTCTGATCACTCTCCATGCTGTGTTTTTCTTGACCAACACAGGCCAAAGCAGAAACGACCCTTTAAATTTTTCGCTCACCTGAATCAGCATGAGGATTTTGTTGAGATCCTTGGTAACTGTTGGAACTCTTTGGATTTTCATGGTACTAATCAGCTAAGAGTTTCTAAAAAGTTGAAAGAGCTTAAGGGAGTTATTAAATCCTTCAGTAGAGAACACTTCTCTCATCTGGAGCAACGGGTTGAAGAAGCTTTCACGGATCTTTGTCTTGCTCAAGCAAACTCTCTTGATAACCCATCGCCTACTGCTACTAATTTAGAGAGAGATGCGCATCACCGTTGGCATGTGCTAGCAAAGGCTGAGGATTCCTTTCTGAAGCAGAGATCGAGGGTTCAATGGTCTGTCGATGGAGATTCAAACACTGCATATTATCACAGAATAATTAAATCAAGGCAAGCTCAAAACCAAATTGTGTTTCTGCTAGGCAGGGATGGAACTATTATTGATAGGATTGAGGACATAAAAGAGCATGCTGTTGATTACTACACTCTTCTTCTCGGCGGCCCAACTTCATCAGCTGCTCCTTCTCCTTCTGTTATCGCCTCTTTCCTGCCTCTTCGTTGCTCTCCTGAGGCTGTGAGTCTCCTTGATGCAGGTTTCAGCGATCTCGATATTCAGACAGCTTTCTTTGCTCTTCCAAAGTCCAAAGCTCCTGGCCCGGACGGTTACCCTGCGGAGTTCTTCATAGCGAACTGGAGTGTGGTTGGGACGGATATGATAGCAGCGATCAAAGAATTTCTGACTACAGGCTGTCTCCTACAGCAATGGAACTCGACTATCATCTCCCTGATCCCCAAGAAGCCTAATGCGAATCAGATGACTGAGTTTAGGCCAATATCGTGTTGCAATACTGTCTACAAGGTAGCCTCTAAGCTTCTTGCGAACAGAATAAAAGCAGCTTTGCCAAAGCTCATCTCTTCTTCTCAATCAGCCTTTGTACCGGGGCGCCTTCTGGTTGAGAATGTGCTGTTAGCTACAGAGCTTGTCTCTGGGTATAAGTGGAAAGATATCTCAAAGCGATGTATGCTGAAGGTTGATCTGCAAAAAGCATTTGATTCGATCAACTGGGATTTTATCTTGAACACGCTAGAGGCTCTCGGTTTTCCTTCTCACTTTCGGAAACTGATTTCTCAGTGTATTTCCACCACCAGATTTTCTGTTTCAGTGAATGGAGAGCTTTGTGGGTATTTTAAAGGAACAAAGGGATTGCGTCAGGGAGACCCGCTATCTCCCTATCTTTTTGTTATCGCTTTGGAGGTCTTTTCCCAAATGCTAAATGCAAAATTCAGAGTAGGAGACATTGGCTATCATCCCAATACATCAGAGATTGAGGCTACGCACCTGGCTTTTGCTGACGACATTATGATATTCTTTGATGGTGAGAAAAGCTCCCTTGAAAACATTGTTGATACTATGGAGTTATTTGCCACATGGTCGGGATTAAGAATGAATAAGGACAAGACGGAACTCTTCGTTGGAGGCTTGAATCAGGCTGAAACTACTGACCTTACTAGTCTCGGGTTCAACCTCGGTTCAATGCCTGTCCGCTACTTGGGCCTCCCTCTTATGCATCGCAAGCTGCAGATCTCCAACTACAGACCACTGCTCCAAAAAATCAAGGGACATTTTACTGCTTGGTCTACAAAGAAGCTATCTTATGCTGGTCGTGCTCAGTTGATCTCTTCGGTTATCTATGGTACCATAAATTTCTGGACATCTGCGTTTGTTCTCCCAAAAGGATGCATCAAACAAATCCAGAGTCTGTGCTCTTGTTTCCTGTGGACTGGAAATATCACTCGCAAAGGAGTAGCGAAAATTGCGTGGAGTACAGTGTGCTTACCAAAAAAAGAAGGAGGACTGGGGCTCAGGGACTTTGAGACGTGGAACAAGACTCTTTGCCTAAAGCTTATTTGGATGTTATATACACCAAACCCGTCACTGTGGGCTTCTTGGATCAGGAAATACAAAATTGGAGATGAAAGCTTCTGGAGCTTAGAAGCTAAAAAGGCAGGATCTTGGACATGGAGATCTCTACTGAACTTGCGCCCTATAGCTTCAAACTTTTTGAAAGCAAATCTTGGGAATGGACAGAAAATTAGTTTTTGGTGGGACATTTGGACGCCTCTTGGTCGCTTGATTGAATTATTTGGCGACTCGGGCCCTAGAGAACTCTGCATTCCTTTATATGCTTCAGTCGCTGATACTTGTGATGAGAATGGCTGGCGGTTGAGAGGCGCTCGATCTCTTGCTGCAGAAAGCCTTCAAATTTATCTCACGGGTATTATTCTTCCTTCACTCTCTCAAGATGATGATGTGTTTCACTGGGTTATTGATGGTGATGCTATGCCTCGTTACTCTGCCTCTCGAACTTGGGAAGAGCTTCGAAACAGAGCACCGTTAGTCTCTTGGTCCACCAGTGTATGGTTCAAGATGGCCACGCCTCGTCACGCCTTCCTCATGTGGATTGCGCATAATGATAGAATGCCTACACGGGTAAGACTATCAAGCTGGGGTCTAGGGACTTCTACAAGCTGCTGTCTCTGTGATTCAGCTCTGGAAACAAGAGATCATCTTCTTCTGGGTTGTGAAATCAGTGAACAGATTTGGAAACTGGTTCTTCAACGGTTGGGCTATACACATTCAGCCTTCATGACTTGGACTTCTTTTGTTGAATGGATTTCTCTAAAGGACTCCACTACTCCTTTGATTCTCAAGAAGCTGGTTGCTCATGCAACTATCTACAACATTTGGGCAGAGCGGAATAAACGCCTACACCAGGGAATCTCCTCAACTCCTCCAACGATCTACAAGCTCATAGACCGCAACATCAGAGACACGATCTTGGGgaagaaaaaaatcaagaagaGCTTCAAAACACTTATGCTATCATGGCTAAGAAATGTCTAG
- the LOC103865017 gene encoding subtilisin-like protease SBT1.7: MSSSFLFSTASFFIVLLYLGSCHVSNGAQQATYIVHMAKSQMPSSFDLHSLWYASSLKSVSESAELLYTYNNAIHGFSTRLTPQEADSLMTQPGVISVLPEQQYELHTTRTPLFLGLDVHNGDLFPETEASSDVVVGVIDTGVWPERKSFSDKGYGPIPSTWKGKCEVGTNFTASLCNRKLIGARFFARGYEAEKGPIDESKESRSPRDDDGHGTHTSSTAAGSVVEGANFLGFANGTARGMAPGARLAVYKVCWKGGCFDSDVLAAIDKAIDDNVNVLSISMDDLTLDYYRNDIAIGAFAAMERGILVSCSAGNSGPRSSDISNVAPWITTVGAGTIDRDFPALVILGNGNNYSGVSLIKGDALPELLPFVYAGNASNATNGNFCVSGTLIPEKVKGKIVMCDRGVNFRVEKGEVVKAVGGLGMILANTAENGEELVADAHLLPATAVGEKAGEIIRHYVITHPNPTASILTQGTVVNVQPSPVVAAFSLRGPNPTTPNILKPDLIAPGVNILAAWTGAKGPTELASDTRRVEFNIISGTSMSCPHVSGLAALLKSVHPEWSPAAIRSALMTTAYSTYKDGKPLIDIATGKPSTPFDHGAGHVSPTMAVNPGLIYDILTVDYLDFLCALNYTSSQIMKVSRRNYTCDPSKTYSVGNLNYPSFALNVQGSGAYTYTRTVTNVGEAGSYSVKVTSETTIVNISVVPAVLNFKEVNEKKSYSVTFNVDSSKASGSNSFGSIQWSDGIHVVGSPVAISWA, translated from the coding sequence ATGTCTTCTTCGTTTCTATTCTCCACTGCATCCTTTTTTATCGTTCTTCTCTATCTGGGTTCCTGCCACGTGTCCAATGGAGCTCAACAAGCAACTTACATCGTTCACATGGCAAAATCTCAGATGCCTTCGAGCTTCGACCTCCACTCTCTCTGGTACGCTTCTTCACTCAAATCCGTCTCAGAATCCGCTGAGTTGCTCTACACTTACAACAACGCGATTCACGGATTCTCCACTCGGCTTACTCCCCAAGAAGCTGACTCGCTTATGACTCAACCAGGCGTCATCTCGGTTCTACCAGAGCAACAGTACGAGTTACACACCACCCGGACTCCACTATTCCTCGGTCTGGACGTACACAACGGAGATCTATTCCCTGAAACTGAAGCGTCCAGCGACGTTGTCGTCGGAGTTATCGACACCGGTGTTTGGCCAGAGAGAAAAAGCTTCTCCGACAAAGGATACGGTCCCATTCCGTCTACCTGGAAAGGCAAATGTGAGGTTGGGACTAACTTCACAGCCTCGCTCTGTAACCGAAAACTGATCGGAGCTAGATTCTTTGCTCGTGGTTACGAAGCAGAGAAGGGACCAATCGACGAATCCAAAGAATCGAGATCGCCTAGAGACGATGACGGTCACGGAACACACACGTCATCAACCGCGGCAGGATCCGTCGTGGAAGGAGCTAATTTTTTAGGCTTCGCTAATGGGACAGCTCGTGGGATGGCTCCAGGCGCTCGACTGGCAGTTTACAAAGTTTGTTGGAAAGGTGGTTGCTTCGATTCAGATGTTTTAGCTGCAATTGATAAAGCCATCGACGATAACGTCAACGTTCTATCCATATCTATGGACGATTTAACGTTGGATTATTATAGAAACGATATTGCCATTGGAGCATTTGCTGCCATGGAAAGAGGGATTCTGGTGTCCTGCTCTGCGGGTAATTCTGGTCCCAGATCTTCCGATATATCGAACGTAGCTCCGTGGATTACTACTGTAGGTGCTGGTACTATAGATCGGGATTTTCCGGCACTAGTGATTCTAGGCAACGGTAATAATTATTCTGGAGTTTCGTTGATTAAAGGAGATGCTCTTCCTGAACTGTTGCCGTTTGTTTACGCCGGGAATGCTAGTAACGCTACTAATGGAAACTTTTGTGTTTCCGGGACCCTAATTCCGGAGAAAGTTAAGGGGAAGATCGTGATGTGCGACAGGGGAGTGAACTTTAGGGTTGAGAAAGGGGAGGTGGTGAAAGCTGTTGGTGGACTCGGAATGATTCTGGCTAATACTGCGGAGAACGGAGAAGAGCTTGTGGCGGATGCTCATTTGTTACCCGCGACCGCTGTTGGAGAGAAAGCCGGAGAAATCATCCGGCATTATGTCATCACCCATCCGAATCCCACTGCTTCGATTTTGACACAAGGAACTGTTGTCAATGTCCAGCCATCTCCAGTAGTTGCAGCATTTAGCTTGCGAGGGCCTAATCCAACAACGCCAAACATTCTCAAACCGGATTTGATAGCTCCGGGGGTCAATATCCTCGCCGCGTGGACCGGAGCTAAGGGACCCACCGAACTGGCTTCTGACACACGCCGCGTGGAGTTCAACATCATCTCAGGAACGTCGATGTCTTGCCCTCACGTGAGCGGTTTAGCAGCTCTTCTCAAGTCTGTGCATCCAGAATGGAGTCCGGCGGCAATTCGATCGGCTCTCATGACAACCGCTTACAGTACCTACAAAGACGGGAAACCGTTAATCGACATCGCAACGGGAAAACCTTCAACTCCGTTCGATCACGGTGCAGGACACGTGTCACCGACGATGGCCGTCAATCCAGGACTTATTTACGACATATTGACTGTGGATTATTTAGATTTCCTCTGCGCATTGAATTACACATCGTCGCAGATCATGAAAGTATCGCGACGCAACTACACTTGCGATCCAAGCAAAACGTACTCTGTAGGTAATCTAAATTATCCGTCGTTCGCCCTTAACGTCCAGGGATCCGGCGCGTACACGTACACGCGCACAGTCACGAACGTTGGAGAAGCTGGATCATACTCGGTTAAAGTAACCTCGGAGACAACTATAGTCAATATATCGGTCGTACCAGCTGttttgaatttcaaagaggtaaACGAGAAGAAATCGTATTCAGTAACGTTTAATGTAGACTCATCTAAGGCGTCTGGGTCTAACAGCTTCGGGAGCATCCAATGGTCAGACGGAATACACGTGGTGGGCAGTCCCGTGGCGATTAGCTGGGCATAG
- the LOC103865020 gene encoding E3 ubiquitin-protein ligase RHA1B-like, giving the protein MGFPTGIKELEIPDYIFNILHVIGFFRDMINALCPYIGLPHFLDDGIPRPGPIVPDNTAMTLAYEVSPVVRFSDLQTDLEDCCTVCLFDFAYDDKVRQLPNCRHVFHKRCMDRWIVDCRKITCPICRDRFLPAEYYARINSGFGSVWYIEESESNNILL; this is encoded by the coding sequence ATGGGTTTCCCGACGGGTATAAAGGAGCTTGAGATTCCGGATTACATATTTAACATTCTTCACGTCATCGGTTTCTTCAGAGACATGATCAACGCTCTCTGTCCTTACATCGGTTTACCCCATTTTTTAGACGATGGCATTCCTCGACCCGGCCCGATCGTACCCGACAACACGGCCATGACTCTCGCTTACGAGGTTTCCCCGGTTGTTCGTTTCTCGGATCTTCAGACCGATCTCGAAGACTGCTGTACGGTTTGTCTCTTCGACTTTGCATACGATGATAAAGTTAGACAGCTTCCGAACTGCCGACACGTGTTCCACAAACGTTGCATGGACCGTTGGATCGTCGACTGCCGCAAGATCACATGTCCGATTTGTCGAGACCGGTTCTTACCGGCCGAATATTACGCGCGGATAAATTccggttttggttcggtttggtacATTGAAGAATCGGAAAGTAATAATATTCTACTATAA
- the LOC103865019 gene encoding mitoferrin produces MATTSSNDLRPIPQPPDFHPAVIVPSQPHGLRFWQLMVAGSIAGSVEHMAMFPVDTIKTHMQAIRPCPIKPVGISQAFRSIIKTEGPSALYRGIWAMGLGAGPAHAVYFSFYEVSKKYLSGGDPNNSAAHAVSGVCATVASDAVFTPMDMVKQRLQIGNGTYKGVWDCVGRVMREEGFSAFYASYRTTVLMNAPFTAVHFATYEAVKRGLREFSPERVGGGEEEEGWLIYATAGAAAGGLAAVVTTPLDVVKTQLQCQGVCGCDRFKSGSISDVFRTILKKDGYRGLARGWLPRMLFHAPAAAICWSTYETVKSLFQDVNGDSNTA; encoded by the exons ATGGCCACAACATCATCCAACGACCTCCGTCCAATCCCCCAACCACCGGATTTCCACCCCGCCGTCATCGTCCCATCGCAACCCCACGGACTCCGATTCTGGCAACTCATGGTCGCCGGCTCAATCGCCGGCTCCGTCGAACACATGGCGATGTTCCCAGTCGACACCATCAAGACCCACATGCAAGCCATCCGCCCCTGCCCGATCAAGCCCGTCGGAATCTCTCAAGCTTTCCGATCAATCATCAAAACAGAGGGCCCATCTGCTCTGTACCGAGGCATATGGGCCATGGGCCTCGGCGCCGGCCCAGCTCACGCCGTCTACTTCTCCTTCTACGAAGTCTCCAAGAAGTATCTATCCGGCGGGGATCCCAACAACTCCGCGGCTCACGCGGTTTCCGGCGTGTGCGCCACCGTGGCGAGCGACGCCGTTTTCACTCCGATGGATATGGTTAAGCAGAGGCTGCAGATCGGGAACGGGACTTATAAGGGAGTTTGGGATTGTGTCGGGAGGGTGATGAGGGAGGAAGGGTTCAGCGCTTTCTACGCTTCGTATAGGACGACGGTGCTTATGAACGCTCCGTTTACGGCGGTTCATTTCGCGACGTACGAGGCGGTTAAGAGGGGGTTGAGGGAGTTTTCTCCGGAGCGTGTTGGTGGcggagaggaggaggaagggTGGTTGATTTACGCTACGGCGGGTGCTGCGGCTGGTGGGTTGGCGGCTGTTGTCACTACGCCGCTTGATGTTGTTAAGACACAGTTGCAGTGTCAG GGTGTGTGTGGTTGTGACCGGTTCAAGAGCGGTTCAATAAGCGATGTGTTCCGGACAATATTGAAGAAAGATGGTTATAGAGGACTTGCTAGAGGGTGGCTGCCGAGAATGCTATTCCATGCTCCAGCAGCTGCGATCTGCTGGTCTACTTATGAAACAGTCAAATCATTATTTCAAGATGTTAATGGCGACTCGAACACAGCTTGA
- the LOC103865016 gene encoding mavicyanin, with product MALIKSNTFFTSLMILLALFGVAVGGTVHKVGDSSGWTMMGVNYEAWASSRTFQVGDSLVFEYNNGFHDVTEVTHNNFELCEPSKPLAKYQTGSDTISLTKPGYQNFICGFPSHCDIGQKLQILVLPASLGPFAAPVPGPVRSPTTFSSSLSPVNNVPQHQMGPPPTPHSAAATSSVWIGFRYFLLSLFILV from the coding sequence ATGGCTTTGATTAAGAGCAACACCTTCTTCACTTCTTTGATGATTCTTCTCGCTCTCTTTGGAGTTGCCGTTGGAGGAACAGTGCACAAAGTGGGCGACTCAAGCGGATGGACCATGATGGGTGTTAATTATGAAGCCTGGGCTTCTTCAAGAACTTTTCAAGTCGGAGACTCTTTGGTTTTTGAATACAACAACGGTTTTCACGACGTTACTGAAGTCACTCACAATAATTTCGAGCTGTGTGAACCGTCTAAACCATTAGCTAAATATCAAACAGGATCAGATACGATCAGTCTAACAAAACCGGGATACCAAAACTTCATATGCGGATTTCCTAGTCACTGCGACATAGGACAAAAGCTTCAAATCCTCGTCCTACCGGCCTCGTTGGGTCCCTTTGCAGCTCCAGTTCCTGGACCAGTTCGATCACCTACTACCTTCTCGTCATCTCTTTCACCGGTTAATAATGTTCCACAACATCAGATGGGTCCACCACCAACTCCACATAGCGCAGCTGCAACCTCTAGTGTTTGGATCGGATTCCGCTACTTTCTACTTTCTCTTTTCATCTTAGTTTGA
- the LOC103865018 gene encoding mavicyanin has protein sequence MTLIRSNTFFTSLMILLALFGVAFGGTVHKVGDSSGWTMMGVNYEAWASSRTFQVGDSLVFEYNNGFHDVTEVTHNDFELCEPSKPLAKYQTGSDTISLTKPGYQNFICGFPSHCDIGQKLQILVLPASLVPVAAPVPGPVRSPTTFSSSLSPVNNVPQHQMGPPPTPHSSAATSSVWIGFSYFLLSLFILV, from the coding sequence ATGACTTTGATTAGGAGCAACACCTTCTTCACTTCTTTGATGATTCTTCTCGCTCTCTTTGGAGTTGCCTTTGGAGGAACAGTGCACAAAGTGGGCGACTCAAGCGGATGGACCATGATGGGTGTTAATTATGAAGCCTGGGCTTCTTCAAGAACTTTTCAAGTCGGAGACTCTTTGGTTTTTGAATACAACAACGGTTTTCACGATGTCACAGAAGTCACTCACAATGATTTCGAGCTGTGTGAACCGTCTAAACCATTAGCTAAATATCAAACAGGATCAGATACGATCAGTCTAACAAAACCGGGATACCAAAACTTCATATGCGGGTTTCCTAGTCACTGCGACATAGGACAAAAGCTTCAAATCCTTGTCCTACCAGCCTCGTTGGTTCCCGTCGCAGCTCCAGTTCCCGGACCAGTTCGATCACCTACTACCTTCTCGTCATCTCTTTCACCGGTCAATAATGTTCCACAACATCAGATGGGTCCACCACCAACTCCACATAGCTCAGCTGCAACCTCTAGTGTTTGGATCGGATTCAGCTACTTTCTACTTTCTCTTTTCATCTTAGTTTGA